A window of the Nisaea acidiphila genome harbors these coding sequences:
- the fusA gene encoding elongation factor G, with protein sequence MARTHPLEKYRNIGIMAHIDAGKTTTTERVLYYTGRSYKIGEVHDGAATMDWMEQEQERGITITSAATTCFWNDNRINIIDTPGHVDFTIEVERALRVLDGAVAVFDSVAGVEPQSETVWRQADKYKVPRICFVNKMDRIGADFYRCVDMIIDRLGATPLVMQMPLGAESEFAGVVDIMQMKAIRWLNESLGAEFEIVDIPDNLKDKAEEYRSQLIETAVEMDDDAMEAYLEGNEPDEATLKACIRKGTITGAFVPVLCGSAFKNKGVQPLLDAVVDYLPSPLDIGAVNGVAMDGETPIQRNPSDEEPFAGLAFKVMNDPFVGSLTFVRIYSGVLETGTSVMNTVKDNRERVGRMLLMHSNSREDIKEARAGDIVAIAGLKNTTTGDTLTEPTKQVILERMEFPDPVIEVAVEPKTKGDQEKMSNALQRLAAEDPSFRVSVDHESGQTVIKGMGELHLEILVDRMKREFKVDANVGAPQVAYRETITKTAEIDYTHKKQTGGSGQFARVKLVFGPSEVGEGFVFENKIVGGAVPKEYIPGVQKGLESSKDTGVLAGFPVIDFKVELIDGASHDVDSSVLAFEIAARAAFKEGMQKAGPKLLEPIMKVEVVTPEDYMGDIIGDLNSRRGQVGGMDQRGNARVIDAMVPLANMFGYVNTLRSMSQGRAQYTMQFDHYEQVPQAVADEVRANLA encoded by the coding sequence ATGGCTAGGACTCATCCGCTCGAGAAATATCGCAATATCGGCATCATGGCGCACATCGATGCCGGTAAGACGACCACGACCGAACGTGTGCTCTATTACACGGGCCGTTCCTACAAGATCGGTGAAGTCCACGACGGCGCCGCCACCATGGACTGGATGGAGCAGGAGCAGGAGCGGGGCATCACCATTACGTCCGCCGCGACGACCTGTTTCTGGAACGACAACCGCATCAACATCATCGACACCCCGGGTCACGTCGACTTCACCATTGAGGTCGAGCGTGCGCTGCGTGTGCTCGACGGTGCGGTCGCCGTGTTCGACTCGGTCGCCGGTGTCGAGCCGCAGTCCGAAACCGTCTGGCGCCAGGCTGACAAATACAAGGTTCCGCGGATCTGCTTCGTCAACAAGATGGACCGCATCGGCGCCGACTTCTATCGCTGCGTCGACATGATCATCGACCGTCTCGGCGCGACCCCGCTGGTCATGCAGATGCCGCTCGGTGCCGAGTCCGAATTCGCCGGTGTTGTCGACATCATGCAGATGAAGGCGATCCGCTGGCTTAACGAATCTCTCGGGGCCGAATTCGAGATCGTCGATATTCCGGACAATCTGAAAGACAAGGCCGAGGAGTATCGCTCCCAGCTCATCGAGACCGCCGTCGAAATGGACGACGACGCGATGGAAGCCTATCTCGAAGGCAACGAGCCGGACGAAGCCACCCTCAAGGCCTGCATCCGCAAGGGCACCATCACCGGTGCCTTCGTGCCGGTGCTGTGCGGCTCCGCGTTCAAGAACAAGGGCGTGCAGCCGCTGCTCGACGCCGTTGTCGATTATCTTCCGAGCCCGCTCGACATCGGCGCGGTCAACGGTGTGGCCATGGACGGCGAGACGCCGATCCAGCGCAACCCGTCCGATGAGGAGCCGTTTGCCGGTCTTGCCTTCAAGGTCATGAACGACCCGTTCGTCGGTTCCCTCACCTTCGTGCGGATCTATTCCGGTGTCCTGGAAACGGGTACCTCGGTCATGAACACCGTGAAGGACAATCGCGAGCGCGTCGGCCGCATGCTGCTGATGCATTCCAACAGCCGCGAAGACATCAAGGAAGCGCGTGCCGGTGACATCGTCGCCATCGCGGGCCTGAAGAACACCACGACGGGTGATACCCTGACCGAGCCGACCAAGCAGGTCATCCTGGAGCGCATGGAGTTCCCGGATCCGGTCATCGAGGTCGCCGTCGAGCCGAAGACCAAGGGCGACCAGGAAAAGATGTCCAACGCCCTGCAGCGTCTCGCGGCCGAGGATCCGTCCTTCCGCGTTTCCGTCGACCACGAGAGCGGCCAGACCGTGATCAAGGGCATGGGCGAGCTCCATCTCGAGATCCTGGTCGACCGCATGAAGCGCGAATTCAAGGTCGACGCCAATGTCGGCGCCCCGCAGGTCGCCTATCGCGAGACCATCACGAAGACCGCCGAGATCGACTACACCCACAAGAAGCAGACCGGCGGTTCCGGTCAGTTCGCCCGGGTGAAGCTGGTGTTCGGTCCGTCCGAGGTCGGCGAAGGTTTCGTTTTCGAGAACAAGATCGTCGGCGGTGCGGTTCCGAAGGAATACATCCCGGGCGTCCAGAAGGGCCTCGAGTCCTCCAAGGATACCGGCGTGCTCGCCGGCTTCCCGGTGATCGACTTCAAGGTCGAGCTGATCGACGGCGCCTCCCACGATGTGGACTCCAGCGTGCTGGCGTTCGAAATCGCGGCGCGGGCGGCCTTCAAGGAAGGCATGCAGAAAGCCGGTCCGAAGCTCCTCGAGCCGATCATGAAGGTTGAGGTTGTGACCCCGGAAGATTACATGGGCGACATCATCGGCGACCTGAACAGCCGCCGTGGCCAGGTGGGTGGCATGGATCAGCGCGGCAATGCCCGCGTCATCGACGCCATGGTGCCGCTGGCCAACATGTTCGGCTATGTGAACACCCTGCGCTCCATGAGCCAGGGACGTGCGCAATACACCATGCAGTTCGACCACTATGAGCAGGTGCCCCAGGCGGTTGCGGACGAAGTCCGCGCGAACCTGGCCTGA
- the rpsJ gene encoding 30S ribosomal protein S10 → MDSQNIRIRLKAFDHRVLDQSTGEIVNTAKRTGAQVKGPIPLPTRIERFTVLRGPHIDKKSREQFEIRTHKRVLDIVDPTPQTVDALMKLDLASGVDVEIKL, encoded by the coding sequence ATGGACAGTCAGAATATCAGAATCCGCCTCAAGGCGTTCGATCACCGGGTCCTCGACCAGTCGACCGGCGAGATCGTGAACACGGCGAAGCGCACCGGCGCGCAGGTCAAGGGCCCGATCCCGCTGCCGACCCGTATCGAGCGTTTCACCGTTCTTCGCGGCCCGCACATCGACAAGAAGAGCCGTGAGCAATTCGAAATCCGCACTCATAAGCGGGTTCTGGACATCGTCGATCCGACTCCGCAGACGGTCGACGCTCTGATGAAGCTCGATCTCGCGTCCGGCGTTGACGTCGAGATCAAGCTCTAA
- the rplD gene encoding 50S ribosomal protein L4 produces the protein MKLPVTTLDNKKSGDIEVADSVFAVEPRRDILARVVNWQLAKRRAGTHATKTISQVSGTTKKPFRQKGTGRARAGSLRATQYRGGGISHGPVSRDHGFALPKKVRKLGMRSALSAKQAEGKLVVIDDASGETKTKELAKKLSALGWNSVLIIGGATLDEGFARAARNIPNVDVLPEQGANVYDILRRDTLVLTKAAVESLEARLK, from the coding sequence ATGAAGCTTCCTGTTACGACACTCGACAACAAGAAGTCCGGCGACATCGAAGTCGCGGACTCCGTGTTCGCCGTCGAGCCGCGCCGGGACATCCTGGCCCGTGTGGTGAACTGGCAGCTGGCCAAGCGCCGGGCCGGTACCCACGCGACCAAGACGATCTCCCAGGTCAGCGGCACGACCAAGAAGCCGTTCCGCCAGAAGGGAACCGGCCGGGCCCGTGCGGGCTCGCTCCGGGCGACCCAGTATCGCGGCGGCGGCATCTCCCACGGCCCGGTTTCGCGGGATCACGGCTTCGCTCTGCCGAAGAAGGTCCGCAAGCTGGGCATGCGTTCCGCGCTCTCCGCCAAGCAGGCCGAAGGCAAGCTGGTGGTGATCGACGACGCGTCCGGCGAGACCAAGACCAAGGAGCTGGCCAAGAAGCTTTCCGCTCTCGGCTGGAACTCGGTCCTGATCATCGGCGGCGCGACCCTCGACGAGGGCTTTGCCCGCGCCGCGCGCAACATCCCGAACGTGGATGTGCTGCCGGAGCAGGGCGCGAACGTCTATGACATTCTCCGCCGCGACACCCTGGTCCTGACCAAGGCCGCCGTGGAAAGCCTGGAGGCTCGCCTGAAATGA
- a CDS encoding 50S ribosomal protein L23 has translation MRPYNARQVRMSDERAYDIIVRPIVTEKSTLGSQFGQVTFEVAIDATKPEIKVAVEKLFDRKVKAVNTVLNKGKVKRFRGKLGKRSDFKKAIVTFVDGQDIDVTQGI, from the coding sequence ATGCGTCCCTACAACGCCCGCCAGGTGCGGATGAGCGACGAACGCGCGTACGACATCATCGTCCGCCCGATCGTCACCGAAAAGTCGACCCTCGGCTCGCAGTTCGGCCAGGTGACCTTCGAGGTTGCCATCGATGCGACCAAGCCGGAGATCAAGGTCGCCGTCGAGAAGCTGTTCGACCGTAAGGTGAAAGCGGTCAACACCGTGCTCAACAAGGGCAAGGTGAAGCGCTTCCGCGGCAAGCTCGGCAAGCGGTCCGACTTCAAGAAGGCGATCGTCACCTTCGTTGACGGTCAGGACATCGACGTTACCCAGGGGATCTGA
- the rplB gene encoding 50S ribosomal protein L2, which translates to MALKTFNPTTPSQRELVIVDRSELWKGKPVKSLTRGLTKSGGRNNTGRTTSFWRGGGHKRKYRIIDFKRRKFDVAATVERLEYDPNRTAFIALIKYDDGELAYILAPQRLKAGDKVIAGERQDIKPGNAMPLKSIPVGTIVHNVEFKPGKGGQIARSAGAYVQIVGRDQGYALLRLTSGEVRMVRGECMATVGAVSNPDQQNTNLGKAGRSRWLGKRPHVRGVVMNPVDHPHGGGEGRTSGGRHPVTPWGKPTKGKRTRSNKKTDRLIVRRRRK; encoded by the coding sequence ATGGCGTTGAAGACATTCAATCCGACGACGCCGTCCCAGCGTGAACTGGTGATCGTCGACCGTTCGGAACTCTGGAAAGGCAAGCCGGTCAAGTCCCTGACCCGCGGCCTGACCAAGTCCGGCGGACGGAACAACACGGGCCGTACCACCAGCTTCTGGCGTGGTGGCGGCCATAAGCGCAAGTACCGCATCATCGACTTCAAGCGGCGCAAGTTCGACGTCGCCGCGACGGTCGAGCGGCTGGAATACGATCCGAACCGGACCGCGTTCATTGCGCTGATCAAGTACGACGACGGTGAGCTCGCCTACATCCTGGCTCCGCAGCGCCTCAAGGCCGGTGACAAGGTCATTGCCGGTGAGCGTCAGGACATCAAGCCGGGCAACGCAATGCCGCTGAAGAGCATTCCGGTCGGCACGATCGTCCACAATGTGGAGTTCAAGCCGGGCAAGGGCGGTCAGATCGCCCGTTCAGCCGGTGCCTATGTTCAGATCGTCGGCCGCGATCAGGGTTACGCCCTGCTCCGCCTCACCTCCGGTGAAGTGCGGATGGTCCGCGGCGAATGCATGGCGACTGTCGGTGCGGTTTCCAACCCGGACCAGCAGAACACCAATCTCGGCAAGGCGGGCCGTTCCCGCTGGCTCGGCAAGCGCCCGCACGTTCGCGGTGTCGTGATGAACCCGGTCGACCACCCGCATGGCGGTGGTGAAGGCCGGACCTCCGGTGGCCGCCATCCGGTGACCCCGTGGGGCAAGCCGACCAAAGGCAAGCGCACCCGCAGCAACAAGAAGACCGACCGCCTGATTGTGCGTCGGCGCCGGAAGTAA
- the rpsS gene encoding 30S ribosomal protein S19 has translation MARSVWKGPFVDGYLLKKSDATRASGRNEVIKTWSRRSTILPQFVGLTFGVHNGQKFVPVLVTENMVGHKLGEFAPTRTYYGHAADKKSRR, from the coding sequence TTGGCACGTTCTGTTTGGAAAGGCCCGTTCGTTGACGGGTATCTCCTGAAGAAGTCCGACGCGACGCGCGCGTCCGGCCGTAACGAGGTCATCAAGACCTGGTCGCGCCGGTCGACGATTTTGCCGCAGTTCGTCGGTCTGACCTTCGGGGTTCACAACGGCCAGAAATTCGTTCCGGTCCTCGTGACCGAGAACATGGTCGGACACAAACTCGGCGAATTCGCGCCGACCCGGACTTATTACGGCCACGCGGCCGATAAGAAGTCGCGGCGCTGA
- the rplV gene encoding 50S ribosomal protein L22: MGKSAAERRLDDTEAKAVLRNVRVSPQKLNVVAQMIRGMDVEKALAALTFSRRRIANDVKKVLQSAIANAENNHQLDVDRLFVKEASVGKSIVMKRFRPRARGRVGKIMKPFSHLTVVVRERGETE, from the coding sequence ATGGGAAAGAGTGCGGCCGAACGCAGGCTGGACGATACCGAGGCGAAAGCGGTGCTCCGCAATGTGCGCGTGAGCCCGCAGAAGCTGAACGTCGTGGCGCAGATGATCCGTGGCATGGATGTGGAAAAGGCTCTCGCAGCCCTGACCTTCTCCCGCCGCCGCATCGCCAACGACGTGAAGAAGGTTCTGCAGTCCGCCATCGCGAATGCTGAGAACAATCACCAGCTCGACGTCGACCGGCTTTTCGTCAAGGAAGCCTCCGTCGGCAAGAGCATCGTCATGAAGCGCTTCCGTCCGCGGGCGCGGGGGCGTGTCGGCAAGATCATGAAGCCGTTCTCGCACCTGACCGTTGTCGTGCGCGAGCGCGGGGAGACCGAATAA